The following proteins come from a genomic window of Musa acuminata AAA Group cultivar baxijiao chromosome BXJ1-7, Cavendish_Baxijiao_AAA, whole genome shotgun sequence:
- the LOC103992310 gene encoding protein HIGH CHLOROPHYLL FLUORESCENCE PHENOTYPE 173, chloroplastic, whose product MALRQIYHHETGLRPSSSSSLVGIPVPNPGRLRFKPSPALPLARPRSELGGGEEQGKAEKGDGDAKKGRRKEGVTLDDVNPVGLGRRSRQIFDEVWRKFSGLGQISRSLTDDDDGLLLIRGPMCEFTVPEAQDTTVLVVGATSRIGRIVVRKLMLRGYKVKALVRKADPEVIDMLPRSVSIVVGDVGEPSTLRAAVQGCNKIIYCATARSAITGDLNRVDYQGVCNVTKAFQDYNNQLAQLRAGKSSKSKLLLAKFKSAESLEGWEVRKGTYFQDVVAAKYDGGMDAKFEFTETGDAVFSGYVFTRGGYVELSKKFSLPLGSTLDRYDGLLLSVGGNGKSYILILETGPLADTSQSKLYFARINTKVGFCRVRVPFSSFRPVKPDDPPLDPFLVHTLTIRFEPRRQKLVEAPGANKQDPRSFKLIMEYIKALPTGIETDFILVSCTGSGIESSRRDQVLKAKKAGEDALRRSGLGYTIIRPGPLQEEPGGQRALIFDQGNRISQGISCADVADICVKALHDSTARNKSFDVCYEYVAEQGNELYELVAHLPDKANNYLTPALSVLEKNT is encoded by the exons ATGGCGCTCCGCCAAATCTACCACCACGAGACCGGCCTCCGCCCCTCCTCCTCATCCAGTCTCGTTGGGATTCCCGTCCCCAATCCCGGCCGCCTCCGGTTCAAGCCCTCCCCCGCGCTGCCGCTAGCGCGGCCAAGAAGCGAGCTTGGCGGCGGCGAAGAGCAGGGCAAGGCGGAGAAGGGCGATGGGGATGCCAAGaaggggaggaggaaggaggggGTGACGCTCGACGACGTGAACCCCGTGGGGCTCGGCCGGCGGTCGCGGCAGATCTTCGACGAGGTGTGGCGCAAGTTCTCCGGGCTCGGCCAGATCTCGCGGTCCCTCACCGACGATGACGACGGCCTCCTCCTCATCCGCGGTCCCATGTGCGAGTTCACCGTCCCCGAGGCCCAGGACACCACCGTCCTCGTCGTCGGCGCCACCAGCCGGATCGGCCGGATCGTCGTCCGGAAGCTCATGCTCCGTGGCTACAAGGTCAAG GCTTTAGTAAGAAAAGCTGATCCCGAAGTGATAGATATGCTTCCAAGATCTGTATCCATAGTGGTTGGTGATGTGGGTGAACCTTCAACACTGAGAGCTGCTGTCCAAGGTTGCAATAAAATAATATACTGTGCAACTGCACGCTCTGCTATTACTGGGGACCTAAACAGAGTTGACTACCAAGGAGTCTGCAATGTCACCAAAGCATTTCAG GATTATAACAACCAGCTAGCACAGCTAAGAGCTGGTAAGAGCAGCAAAAGCAAACTCTTGCTTGCTAAGTTTAAATCTGCTGAGTCACTAGAAGGTTGGGAAGTTCGCAAGGGAACCTACTTTCAGGATGTAGTTGCTGCCAAATATGACGGAGGAATGGATGCAAAATTTGAATTTACAGAGACTGGTGATGCTGTCTTTTCTG GATATGTTTTCACTAGAGGTGGATATGTTGAACTTTCAAAAAAGTTCTCTCTTCCATTGGGTTCAACCCTTGACAG ATATGATGGTTTGCTTCTATCTGTTGGTGGAAATGGGAAGTCGTATATATTGATACTTGAGACTGGCCCACTAGCTGATACTTCTCAAAGCAAATTGTATTTTGCTCGAATAAACACAAAAGTGGGTTTCTGCAGG GTAAGAGTACCCTTTTCATCTTTTCGTCCAGTAAAACCAGATGATCCTCCACTAGACCCTTTCCTTGTGCATACATTGACAATCCGATTTGAGCCAAGAAGACAG AAACTTGTCGAAGCACCTGGAGCAAATAAGCAGGATCCCAGAAGCTTCAAATTGATAATGGAATACATAAAAGCCTTACCT ACTGGCATTGAAACCGACTTCATATTGGTTTCATGCACAGGATCTGGTATTGAATCAAGCAGAAGAGACCAGGTCCTCAAAGCCAAGAAG GCTGGCGAGGATGCATTAAGACGATCAGGCCTCGGGTATACGATCATTCGCCCCGGTCCTTTGCAG GAAGAACCTGGTGGCCAGCGTGCACTGATCTTTGATCAAGGGAACAGGATCTCTCAG GGTATCAGCTGTGCTGATGTAGCAGATATCTGTGTCAAGGCATTGCATGACTCAACGGCAAGAAACAAGAGTTTTGAT GTGTGCTATGAGTATGTTGCAGAGCAAGGGAATGAGCTTTACGAACTG GTAGCACATTTGCCTGACAAAGCAAACAACTACCTGACACCAGCTTTGTCTGTTCTGGAGAAGAATACCTGA